The following are encoded together in the Chlorocebus sabaeus isolate Y175 chromosome 20, mChlSab1.0.hap1, whole genome shotgun sequence genome:
- the MED18 gene encoding mediator of RNA polymerase II transcription subunit 18, with translation MEAPPVTMMPVTGGTINMMEYLLQGSVLDHSLESLIHRLRGLCDNMEPETFLDHEMVFLLKGQQASPFVLRARRSMDRAGAPWHLRYLGQPEMGDKNRHALVRNCVDIATSENLTDFLMEMGFRMDHEFVAKGHLFRKGIMKIMVYKIFRILVPGNTDSTEALSLSYLVELSVVAPAGQDVVSDDMKNFAEQLKPLVHLEKIDPKRLM, from the exons ATGGAGGCACCTCCAGTCACCATGATGCCTGTCACTGGGGGCACCATTAACATGATGGAGTACCTGTTGCAGG GAAGTGTTTTAGATCACAGTTTGGAAAGCCTCATCCACCGCCTTCGTGGTTTGTGTGACAATATGGAACCTGAGACTTTCCTTGACCATGAGATGGTATTCCTTCTTAAGGGCCAGCAAGCCAGCCCATTTGTTCTCAGGGCCCGACGCTCTATGGACAGGGCAGGAGCACCCTGGCATCTGCGCTACCTGGGACAGCCAGAAATGGGAGACAAGAATCGCCACGCCCTGGTGCGAAACTGCGTGGACATTGCCACATCTGAGAACCTCACCGACTTCTTGATGGAAATGGGCTTCCGCATGGACCATGAGTTTGTTGCTAAGGGACATTTGTTCCGTAAGGGCATCATGAAGATTATGGTGTACAAGATTTTCCGCATCCTGGTGCCAGGGAACACAGACAGCACTGAGGCCTTGTCACTCTCCTATCTCGTGGAATTAAGTGTGGTAGCACCCGCTGGGCAGGATGTGGTCTCTGATGACATGAAGAACTTTGCAGAGCAGCTAAAACCTCTGGTTCACCTAGAGAAAATAGACCCCAAGAGGCTCATGTGA